In the Tribolium castaneum strain GA2 chromosome 1, icTriCast1.1, whole genome shotgun sequence genome, one interval contains:
- the LOC100142620 gene encoding heat shock cognate 71 kDa protein — MATGLVSLPIGIDLGTTYSCVGVFSNGTVNIIANDQGNRTTPSFVAFTDVERLVGDPAKGQVALNPENTVYDAKRLIGRKFNDPAVQHDMKLWPFQVINDNGKPKIRVRYKGETKTFFPEEISSMVLGKMKETAEAYLGTHVTGAVITVPAYFNDSQRQATKDAGTIAGLNVLRIINEPTAAAIAYGLDKKGSTERNILIFDFGGGTFDVSILNLADGIFEVKSTAGDTHLGGEDIDCRMVDFFTEEFKRKHKIDLKNNKRALRRLQTACERAKRTLSSATQASVEIDSLANGVDFYTNISRAKFEELNGDIFRRTLEPVEKALRDAKIDKSKIDDIVLVGGSTRIPKIQSLLQSLFQGKELNKSINPDEAVAYGAAVQAAILSGDNSEAVRDILLLDVTPLSLGIETAGGVMAVLIQRNTTIPVKHSQIFSTFADNQPGVSIQVYEGERSMTRDNNLLGKFELMGIPPAPRGVPQIEVSFDIDANGILNVSAVENATGKTNQITIRNDKGRLTKEQIEKMVTEAEKFKEQDQQMKATVASKNDLEAYVYQMKNLADDPTVASKLSPADKTLLSNTCKEAVEWMGKNQSATEEQNVRKKEEIENKLKPIIMKLYAGPGQSSQRQFPSHDNNNRGNGPIIDEVD; from the exons ATGGCCACCGGACTCGTTTCTCTTCCCATCGGCATAGATCTAGGGACGACGTATTCATGTGTCGGTGTTTTCTCGAACGGAACTGTTAATATCATTGCAAACGACCAAGGAAACCGTACGACTCCTAGTTTTGTCGCTTTTACGGATGTGGAAAGACTTGTCGGGGATCCGGCGAAGGGTCAAGTGGCCCTGAACCCCGAAAACACCGTCTACG ATGCGAAAAGATTAATAGGACGAAAATTCAACGACCCGGCCGTCCAGCACGACATGAAACTGTGGCCCTTCCAAGTGATTAACGATAACGGGAAGCCGAAAATTCGGGTCCGGTACAAGGGCGAAACGAAGACTTTCTTCCCGGAAGAGATCTCCTCCATGGTCCTTGGCAAAATGAAGGAGACGGCGGAGGCCTATCTCGGAACGCATGTCACGGGGGCGGTTATCACCGTCCCCGCGTACTTCAACGACTCCCAGAGGCAGGCCACAAAGGATGCCGGGACCATAGCGGGCCTGAATGTCCTGAGGATCATCAACGAGCCCACGGCGGCCGCCATCGCCTACGGCCTCGACAAAAAG GGTTCTACCGAACGAAATATTTTGATCTTTGACTTCGGTGGAGGCACTTTTGATGTCTCGATTCTCAACTTGGCCGACGGAATTTTTGAA GTGAAGTCGACCGCTGGCGACACCCACTTGGGTGGTGAAGACATCGACTGTCGTATGGTCGATTTCTTCACTGAAGAGTTTAAAAGAAAGCACAAAATTGAtttgaaaaacaacaaaaggGCTTTGAGACGTCTCCAGACCGCGTGCGAGCGTGCCAAAAGAACGCTATCCTCAGCAACACAAGCCAGCGTCGAAATCGACTCGTTGGCGAATGGAGTCGATTTTTACACCAATATAAGTCGTGCGAAATTTGAAGAACTGAACGGCGATATTTTCCGGAGGACGCTAGAGCCGGTGGAAAAGGCGCTCCGGGAcgccaaaatcgacaaaagcAAG ATCGACGACATCGTGCTCGTCGGCGGCTCGACCCGAATCCCGAAGATCCAGTCACTCCTCCAGAGTCTGTTCCAAGGCAAAGAACTCAACAAATCAATCAATCCGGACGAGGCCGTGGCGTATGGGGCGGCCGTGCAGGCGGCCATCCTGTCAGGAGATAATTCAGAAGCCGTCCGTGATATCCTCCTCCTGGACGTGACTCCTTTGTCGTTAGGAATTGAAACGGCCGGAGGCGTCATGGCCGTGTTAATACAGAGAAACACCACAATTCCGGTGAAACATTCACAG ATATTTTCCACTTTCGCCGACAACCAGCCCGGAGTCTCGATCCAGGTGTACGAAGGCGAGCGCAGTATGACGCGTGATAACAACTTATTAGGGAAATTCGAGCTCATGGGGATACCGCCGGCTCCGCGAGGTGTCCCGCAA ATCGAGGTGTCGTTCGACATTGACGCCAACGGTATTCTTAACGTATCAGCGGTCGAAAACGCCACCGGTAAAACCAATCAAATAACCATCAGAAACGACAAAGGGCGACTCACGAAAGAGCAAATTGAGAAAATGGTCACCGAAgccgaaaaattcaaagaacAAGACCAGCAAATGAAGGCCACGGTGGCGAGCAAAAATGACCTGGAAGCCTATGTGTACCAGATGAAGAATTTG gcAGACGACCCGACTGTGGCGTCGAAACTATCACCAGCTGATAAAACACTCCTGAGTAACACATGCAAGGAGGCAGTTGAGTGGATGGGCAAAAATCAGAGCGCTACCGAAGAACAAAACGTGCGTAAGAAGGAAGAAATCGAAAATAAGCTAAAACCGATCATTATGAAATTGTACGCGGGGCCTGGACAATCATCGCAAAGGCAATTTCCATCCCACGACAACAATAACAGGGGAAATGGACCGATAATTGACGaagttgattaa